From the genome of Cellvibrio japonicus Ueda107, one region includes:
- the rlmB gene encoding 23S rRNA (guanosine(2251)-2'-O)-methyltransferase RlmB: MKYELVYGLHAVQALLKSAPQRVLEIYVLQGRQDQRLQKIAHAAELNQIHCNLVSRNKLDDMVSEENHQGVVARCTPGETYDEAYLFSLLETLDEPPFLLVLDGVTDPHNLGACMRSAEAAGVHAVIAPKDKSAGLTPVARKVACGAAEVLPFIPVTNLARTLKKLQEKGIWLFGAAGEASQSLYQTRLTGPIAILMGAEGDGLRRLTQETCDQLMHIPMAGSVSSLNVSVATGVCLFEAVRQRQVAPA, from the coding sequence TTGAAATACGAACTGGTATATGGCCTGCACGCGGTGCAGGCGCTGTTAAAAAGCGCGCCGCAACGGGTGCTGGAAATTTATGTGCTGCAGGGGCGTCAGGACCAGCGCCTGCAAAAGATCGCCCATGCTGCTGAGCTGAACCAGATCCACTGCAACCTGGTGAGTCGCAATAAGCTGGATGATATGGTCAGTGAGGAAAACCACCAGGGGGTTGTCGCGCGCTGTACCCCGGGTGAAACCTACGATGAAGCCTATCTGTTCTCCCTGCTGGAGACACTGGATGAACCACCGTTTTTGCTGGTGCTGGACGGTGTGACAGACCCGCACAACCTGGGTGCCTGTATGCGTTCGGCGGAAGCGGCAGGTGTGCATGCCGTCATCGCCCCCAAGGATAAATCTGCCGGCCTGACCCCGGTTGCGCGCAAGGTAGCTTGTGGCGCGGCCGAGGTGTTGCCCTTTATTCCCGTGACCAACCTGGCGCGCACCCTGAAAAAACTGCAGGAAAAGGGCATCTGGTTATTTGGTGCCGCCGGTGAGGCGAGCCAATCGCTCTACCAGACTCGCCTGACCGGGCCTATTGCCATCCTGATGGGGGCTGAAGGCGATGGCCTGCGGCGCCTGACCCAGGAAACCTGCGATCAATTGATGCATATTCCCATGGCGGGTAGTGTGAGTAGCCTGAATGTATCGGTCGCCACCGGTGTCTGCCTGTTTGAAGCGGTGCGCCAGCGCCAGGTCGCTCCTGCCTGA
- the rnr gene encoding ribonuclease R: MSKRKFPPKDPFAAREAEKYDNPIPSREYILELLDTADQPVTHEQMCDMLKLRDEEQVEALRRRLIAMARDGQLISNRRGAFVRLDKIDVVRGRVQGHRDGYGFIIRADGGEDIYLHNRQMRKVFDGDEVLVRLSGEQYRGKEEGAIVEVLTRNTWQLAGRFYNEEGVQFVRPENPRITHDIMIPFGSYGGARHGQIVVAEITQQPDKSRLPMGRVIQVLGDHMAPGMEIELAIQAHGIPSSWPSEVVDEASRIPPEVQEADKKFRVDVRDLPFVTIDGEDARDFDDAVLCERRRGGWRLYVAIADVSHYVQVDSPLDIEARARGNSVYFPDYVVPMLPEALSNGLCSLNPAVDRLCMVCEMTISDAGRITGYQFYEAVMHSHARLTYTKVGAILTGEGEEADALRQEYKPLLPQLESLYKLFQCLRKARDERGAIDFETVETRILFNDQRKIERIVPVKRNDAHRLIEECMLCANVCAAKFLEKHGLIGLYRVHEGPTEQKLANLRTYLAELGLGLAGGDHPTSADYQQLLLQIQGRSDAHLIQTVMLRSLRQAMYQMENHGHFGLGYDAYTHFTSPIRRYPDLLVHRAIRSVIRSEEPSTHVQRVAGAKPIARRKIYPYSVNEILVFGEQCSRTERRADEATRDVVSWLKCEYLRDQVGGVYDGHVSSVTSFGLFVELNDLYIEGLVHITSLPHDYYRFDAAQQRLVGERTRRVFGLGDELVVRVVRVDLDNRKIDFEIESSMAVRRPASSVVPKAHKRAAKARVKQGIPARVDPVEAPVEAGARKKAGTKKVDVASPAKASVVTKAAGAKAKKQKPDQAKAAVKKGAVKKAADKAPVSKKVESQKTTAKKASNAVVTKAATTKKSAVKKPAAGKASGKKAKVKTPAGKTAVKTSAPAAPKTKAAAKPSAAKEASHERKAQTAASKTASTKVQPTAKKTAKSKAVVAAPKAAVKRPVAKVNKTD; this comes from the coding sequence TTGAGTAAGCGTAAATTCCCCCCCAAAGATCCCTTCGCGGCGCGTGAAGCTGAAAAGTACGACAATCCTATACCCAGCCGCGAGTACATCCTGGAACTATTGGATACTGCTGACCAACCCGTTACCCACGAGCAAATGTGCGACATGCTCAAGCTCCGCGATGAGGAGCAGGTGGAGGCCTTGCGTCGCCGCCTGATTGCCATGGCGCGCGATGGTCAGCTGATCAGCAACCGGCGCGGTGCGTTTGTGCGGCTGGATAAGATCGATGTGGTGCGCGGGCGGGTTCAGGGGCACCGCGATGGCTATGGTTTTATCATCCGGGCTGATGGGGGCGAGGACATCTATTTACACAACCGCCAGATGCGCAAGGTATTTGATGGCGATGAGGTGCTGGTGCGCCTGTCCGGGGAGCAGTACCGCGGTAAGGAGGAGGGGGCGATTGTCGAGGTACTGACGCGCAATACCTGGCAGTTGGCCGGGCGCTTTTACAACGAAGAGGGCGTGCAGTTTGTGCGCCCGGAAAACCCGCGCATTACCCACGACATTATGATCCCCTTTGGCAGCTATGGCGGTGCCAGGCACGGGCAGATTGTGGTAGCTGAAATCACCCAGCAACCGGACAAGAGCCGCCTGCCGATGGGGCGGGTGATCCAGGTGCTGGGCGACCACATGGCGCCGGGGATGGAAATTGAATTGGCCATCCAGGCCCATGGCATACCCAGCAGCTGGCCATCGGAAGTGGTCGATGAAGCTTCCCGGATTCCTCCCGAGGTACAGGAGGCGGATAAGAAGTTCCGGGTTGATGTGCGCGATTTGCCCTTTGTCACCATCGATGGTGAGGATGCGCGCGATTTTGACGATGCGGTATTGTGTGAGCGTCGTCGCGGCGGCTGGCGCCTGTATGTAGCGATTGCCGATGTATCCCACTATGTCCAGGTGGATAGTCCCCTGGATATAGAAGCGCGCGCGCGTGGCAATTCGGTCTATTTCCCGGATTATGTAGTGCCTATGCTGCCGGAGGCGCTCTCCAATGGCCTGTGTTCGCTGAATCCGGCGGTTGATCGCCTGTGTATGGTATGCGAGATGACTATCAGTGATGCAGGGCGCATCACCGGCTATCAATTCTACGAGGCGGTCATGCACTCCCATGCGCGCCTGACCTACACCAAGGTGGGTGCAATCCTGACCGGCGAAGGCGAAGAGGCAGATGCCCTGCGCCAGGAGTACAAACCATTACTGCCGCAGCTTGAGTCTTTGTACAAGTTGTTCCAATGCCTGCGCAAGGCGCGGGATGAGCGCGGTGCGATCGATTTTGAGACGGTGGAAACCCGTATCCTGTTTAACGACCAGCGCAAAATCGAGCGTATCGTGCCGGTCAAGCGCAACGACGCCCATAGGTTGATCGAGGAATGTATGCTTTGCGCGAATGTGTGTGCGGCTAAGTTCCTGGAAAAGCATGGTCTGATAGGCCTGTATCGCGTACACGAAGGGCCTACCGAGCAGAAGCTGGCTAATCTGCGCACCTACCTGGCTGAGCTGGGATTGGGCCTGGCCGGTGGCGATCATCCCACCTCGGCTGATTATCAACAGCTACTCCTGCAGATCCAGGGGCGCAGCGATGCCCATTTAATCCAGACCGTCATGCTGCGCAGCCTGCGCCAGGCCATGTACCAGATGGAAAACCATGGCCATTTTGGCCTGGGTTACGATGCCTATACCCACTTCACCTCGCCCATTCGTCGCTACCCGGATTTACTCGTGCATCGCGCGATCCGCTCGGTTATCCGCAGCGAAGAGCCCAGTACGCATGTGCAGCGTGTAGCAGGGGCCAAGCCTATCGCGCGGCGTAAAATCTATCCCTATAGCGTCAATGAGATACTGGTGTTTGGCGAACAGTGTTCACGCACCGAGCGCCGTGCAGATGAGGCAACCCGCGATGTGGTAAGTTGGCTCAAGTGTGAATACCTGCGCGACCAGGTGGGTGGTGTTTACGATGGCCATGTCAGCTCGGTGACCAGTTTTGGTTTGTTTGTTGAGTTGAATGATCTCTATATCGAGGGCCTGGTGCATATCACCTCCTTGCCCCATGATTACTACCGTTTTGATGCTGCCCAGCAGCGTCTCGTTGGCGAGCGCACACGCCGTGTTTTCGGGTTGGGTGATGAATTGGTGGTGCGCGTGGTGCGTGTTGATCTCGATAATCGCAAAATCGATTTTGAAATCGAGTCCAGTATGGCCGTGCGTCGACCCGCTTCCTCGGTAGTGCCCAAGGCCCATAAGCGTGCAGCCAAGGCTCGGGTGAAGCAGGGAATTCCCGCCCGGGTTGATCCGGTCGAGGCCCCGGTTGAGGCTGGGGCACGGAAAAAAGCCGGGACTAAAAAAGTTGACGTTGCCTCGCCCGCTAAGGCGTCAGTGGTAACAAAGGCTGCGGGTGCCAAGGCGAAAAAACAAAAACCTGACCAGGCCAAGGCAGCGGTGAAAAAAGGGGCCGTGAAAAAAGCAGCGGATAAAGCACCGGTGAGCAAAAAGGTTGAGTCCCAAAAGACCACGGCTAAAAAGGCATCCAATGCCGTCGTTACTAAAGCGGCCACCACCAAAAAATCCGCTGTCAAAAAACCTGCCGCTGGTAAAGCCTCCGGCAAAAAGGCAAAGGTAAAAACACCCGCCGGTAAAACAGCAGTAAAAACATCAGCGCCTGCGGCCCCAAAAACCAAAGCCGCTGCAAAACCATCAGCCGCTAAAGAGGCCAGCCATGAGCGTAAAGCACAAACTGCTGCATCTAAAACAGCGTCAACAAAGGTTCAACCAACAGCGAAGAAAACAGCTAAAAGCAAGGCTGTCGTTGCAGCACCGAAGGCTGCTGTTAAAAGACCGGTGGCTAAGGTTAACAAGACGGATTAA
- a CDS encoding thioesterase II family protein, protein MSKSPASSMSRWGSFSPATDAVSVRLFCLPHAGGGSSLYRSWVRFFSSEVYLSAALLAGREGRFNEPCATNIQDITAPLVRDIVLQKITVPIVLFGHSMGSILAYDIAQRLESEGIHVAALCVSGRLPPHIVYGGDMHRLSDNEFLQRLKRLGGIHDVLLEEPEILRQFLPSMRCDYQVLESYRTAPIQLNSPIIICDGENDSETNMVEMLRWQDLTRQPIFYQRFPGGHFYVREQGCAIATYLQNCFTQLSLLERSSLPLDYSAVP, encoded by the coding sequence ATGTCCAAATCTCCTGCGTCATCCATGAGTCGGTGGGGATCGTTTAGCCCCGCAACGGACGCTGTTTCAGTGAGATTGTTTTGCTTGCCCCACGCTGGTGGGGGATCAAGTTTGTATCGCTCCTGGGTACGCTTTTTTTCATCTGAGGTCTATTTATCTGCGGCATTATTGGCGGGAAGGGAGGGGCGTTTCAACGAGCCATGCGCGACGAATATCCAGGATATTACAGCCCCTCTTGTCCGCGATATTGTGCTTCAGAAAATCACTGTTCCGATTGTACTATTTGGCCATAGTATGGGATCGATACTGGCCTATGATATTGCGCAGCGCCTGGAAAGCGAAGGCATTCACGTTGCGGCGCTATGTGTTTCCGGTCGTTTGCCGCCCCATATTGTTTATGGTGGGGATATGCATAGGTTAAGTGATAATGAATTTTTACAACGCCTTAAACGTTTGGGGGGCATTCACGACGTATTGCTGGAAGAGCCGGAAATTTTGCGGCAATTTTTGCCGAGCATGCGTTGTGATTATCAAGTACTGGAGAGTTATCGCACTGCCCCTATCCAACTGAACTCTCCCATTATTATTTGTGATGGTGAAAACGACAGTGAAACAAACATGGTGGAAATGTTGCGTTGGCAAGACCTAACACGGCAACCAATATTTTATCAGCGATTTCCCGGAGGGCATTTTTACGTCCGTGAACAGGGTTGCGCGATTGCAACTTACCTGCAAAATTGTTTTACGCAATTATCCCTTCTTGAAAGGTCGTCGCTACCATTGGATTATTCAGCGGTTCCCTAG
- the fabD gene encoding ACP S-malonyltransferase: MKAIMFAGQGTQFRGMGKELFRLFPTLVSQANSILGYDIAELCTLDPQGLLNKTEFTQPAIFTVNALHYLNLNENQNGTADFYIGHSLGEYNALMAAGAFDFSTGLTLVKKRGQLMSQARDGGMLAVLGTREEQLQALLAELDLRDIVIANYNTPTQLILSGPHQSTLHAFSELEKRGIKVVPLNVQGAFHSHMMQYAQQNFEQFLKDFQFSALHKPVIANVNGQPYEQDRIHTTLSQQLSSPVRWCDSIRYLMACGVDQYHECGERLILSKMVDEITQQCDPMPLAATHERQAWTETSHTEEVVTVTPLLDTELNCSFTSATLGNILFRQTYHVKYAYVCGSMYRGIASKEMVINMARNGMLAFLGAGGLPLDSIRQDVIHIKNAIADKASFGVNFLCNLNHPDAEMDLVRLLVDLGVNHIEASAFVTVTPALVWYRIAGLEQGADGAIKCNHHIMAKLSRPEVADVFLSPAPQRIVDELLTANLITLQQAEWSRKVPMSHAICVEADSGGHTDMGNPTILFPTMKKLCEAKQAHHQYAQPIFVGLAGGIGTPESAAAAFFLGADFILTGSINQCTVESGASDAVKDILQTINVKDTAYAPAGDMFEIGAKIQVLKKGTFFAARANKLYQIYNHFDGIDDIPHGLREQIETHYFKNSLEDIWKGIVKHLMDTQRPQEVEKANALPKYKMCLIFKYYFYYSSQLALQGDPNRRVDYQVHTGPALGAFNQWVKGSDLESWKNRHVHLIAEKLMMDTAAYMQAHIQQLLSPFMHDIVFQPVEA; this comes from the coding sequence ATGAAAGCTATTATGTTTGCAGGGCAGGGCACACAATTTCGCGGTATGGGAAAGGAGTTGTTCCGCCTTTTCCCAACACTGGTTAGCCAGGCTAATAGTATCCTGGGTTACGATATTGCCGAGTTGTGTACGCTTGATCCTCAAGGGTTGCTCAACAAAACAGAATTTACCCAACCTGCTATTTTTACGGTCAATGCGTTGCACTATTTAAACCTTAATGAAAACCAAAATGGTACCGCGGATTTTTATATTGGGCATAGCCTGGGGGAATACAATGCACTTATGGCGGCGGGTGCCTTTGATTTCAGCACAGGTTTAACTCTGGTAAAAAAGCGCGGACAACTGATGAGCCAAGCCAGGGATGGTGGCATGCTGGCAGTATTGGGTACTCGTGAGGAGCAACTGCAAGCGTTGCTCGCAGAGTTGGATCTGCGAGACATTGTTATTGCCAACTACAATACTCCGACACAATTAATTCTATCCGGTCCACACCAAAGCACGTTGCACGCTTTTTCCGAACTGGAAAAACGTGGCATAAAAGTGGTTCCGTTGAATGTTCAGGGCGCATTCCATTCCCACATGATGCAGTATGCGCAGCAAAACTTTGAACAGTTTTTAAAGGATTTTCAATTTTCGGCCCTGCATAAGCCTGTCATCGCTAATGTTAATGGGCAACCCTATGAGCAAGACCGAATCCACACAACATTGAGTCAGCAATTGTCTAGCCCTGTGCGCTGGTGCGATTCCATTCGCTATCTTATGGCCTGTGGTGTAGACCAATACCATGAATGTGGTGAACGTTTAATTTTAAGCAAAATGGTAGATGAAATCACTCAACAGTGCGATCCCATGCCCTTGGCTGCTACGCACGAACGACAGGCTTGGACGGAGACGTCGCACACAGAGGAGGTTGTTACCGTAACACCGTTATTGGATACGGAATTGAATTGCAGTTTTACATCGGCAACATTGGGCAATATTTTGTTTCGCCAAACCTATCATGTTAAATATGCTTATGTGTGTGGCTCCATGTACCGGGGTATTGCCTCGAAAGAGATGGTTATCAACATGGCACGTAATGGCATGTTGGCATTTTTAGGCGCTGGAGGATTGCCATTGGATTCTATTCGTCAGGATGTTATTCACATTAAAAACGCTATTGCTGACAAGGCATCTTTTGGCGTGAATTTTCTATGCAATCTTAATCATCCTGACGCGGAAATGGATTTGGTGCGTTTGTTAGTGGATCTGGGTGTTAATCATATTGAGGCCTCTGCTTTTGTGACAGTGACACCGGCTTTGGTTTGGTATCGGATTGCGGGACTTGAGCAAGGCGCTGATGGAGCCATTAAATGCAACCATCATATTATGGCAAAGTTATCGCGTCCGGAAGTGGCAGATGTATTCTTAAGTCCGGCACCGCAACGTATTGTAGATGAGCTATTGACGGCGAATCTAATTACCCTGCAACAAGCAGAGTGGAGTCGTAAAGTACCGATGAGCCACGCTATTTGTGTGGAAGCGGATTCGGGGGGGCATACAGATATGGGCAATCCCACTATTTTATTTCCCACAATGAAAAAGTTGTGCGAAGCAAAGCAGGCACACCATCAATACGCCCAGCCGATATTTGTGGGATTGGCCGGTGGGATCGGTACCCCCGAATCGGCAGCAGCGGCATTTTTCCTTGGCGCGGATTTTATTCTTACCGGTTCCATTAACCAATGTACGGTGGAGAGTGGTGCGAGTGATGCAGTGAAAGATATATTGCAAACAATCAATGTAAAAGACACAGCCTACGCACCTGCCGGAGATATGTTTGAAATAGGCGCAAAGATCCAGGTTCTTAAGAAAGGTACCTTTTTTGCGGCAAGGGCGAACAAGCTCTATCAAATTTATAATCACTTTGACGGTATTGATGATATTCCGCATGGTTTGCGTGAGCAAATTGAAACACATTATTTTAAGAATTCCCTTGAGGATATCTGGAAAGGCATTGTGAAACATTTAATGGATACCCAGCGCCCGCAGGAAGTGGAAAAAGCCAATGCTTTACCAAAATATAAAATGTGTCTGATTTTCAAATACTATTTTTATTATTCAAGCCAGCTCGCCCTGCAAGGCGATCCAAATAGGCGTGTGGATTATCAAGTCCACACCGGCCCAGCTCTGGGAGCTTTCAACCAATGGGTTAAGGGCAGTGATCTGGAGTCCTGGAAAAATCGGCATGTCCATCTGATTGCAGAAAAGCTAATGATGGATACGGCGGCTTATATGCAGGCCCATATTCAGCAATTGCTGTCACCGTTTATGCATGACATTGTTTTTCAACCTGTGGAGGCCTAA
- a CDS encoding NAD(P)/FAD-dependent oxidoreductase → MNKQHQVIILGSGIGGTVMAAILARHGISVLILDKQAHPKFAIGESTVGHTSSMIQLIADRYDVPEIHNLVSFSRVRKHVCSSSGVKRGIGFVYHRNDGTQREDEANQFIIPPHLHGLENHLFRQDIDAYIFQVAVGYGADFKVDVNINDVDFTEEGVTVHTNKGNFKADYVVDATGYRSVIADKLGLRPKQNTMETNTRSAFTHMCHVAPYDDCIPANYHNMPIPWFQTTVHHIFEGGWIWVIPFNNTRTGTNPLCSVGYTLDINKFPDSGQSAEDEFLSIIQRFPSVKKQFEFSKPAREWVKTGRLQYNCENSVGDRYVLLGHATGFVDPLFSRGLAITMDCIFHLGNRLIQAVRTQKFDARDFAYVDQVTRGGVSYNDQLVSSAYRSWKDYRVWNAWQRVWAIGEAGLDQLRLIKQHELFLETGDENDLLKLECVTHPGHLCPDSPEFATLFSEGKKLVDAFDRNEISAEEASSRIFQLIHDHELISPKLRVFDPKVRNFGHKQIANLLSVLWGKTKSKQHIRRYYEIPVRHMLKLFFKHGHEFFNPEFNIARRSDHFVSAKVAAQTNAKSLEPSVSTNPVA, encoded by the coding sequence ATGAATAAGCAACATCAAGTAATCATCTTGGGAAGTGGCATTGGTGGAACTGTCATGGCGGCAATTTTGGCGCGACATGGCATATCGGTATTAATTCTGGATAAGCAGGCGCATCCTAAATTTGCCATTGGTGAGTCAACTGTTGGACATACATCATCAATGATCCAATTGATTGCAGATCGATATGATGTGCCGGAGATCCACAACCTTGTTTCCTTTTCCCGGGTGCGCAAGCATGTTTGCTCATCCTCCGGTGTAAAGCGAGGTATAGGTTTTGTTTATCATCGCAATGATGGAACTCAGCGTGAAGATGAAGCCAATCAATTCATTATCCCTCCGCATTTGCATGGTTTGGAAAACCATTTGTTTCGTCAGGATATCGATGCTTATATATTTCAGGTCGCCGTGGGTTACGGTGCAGACTTTAAGGTGGATGTTAATATCAATGACGTGGATTTTACCGAAGAGGGCGTAACAGTTCACACCAATAAGGGTAATTTCAAAGCAGATTATGTAGTAGATGCTACAGGATACCGCTCGGTTATTGCAGATAAATTAGGGTTGCGTCCAAAGCAAAACACGATGGAAACCAATACCCGATCCGCATTCACCCACATGTGTCATGTGGCGCCTTACGATGATTGTATTCCCGCGAATTACCACAATATGCCCATTCCCTGGTTCCAGACTACAGTCCATCATATTTTTGAGGGGGGCTGGATTTGGGTTATTCCATTTAACAACACTCGAACAGGAACCAACCCCCTGTGCAGTGTTGGCTACACCCTTGACATCAATAAGTTCCCCGATAGTGGTCAATCTGCAGAGGATGAGTTCCTGTCTATCATCCAGCGTTTCCCCTCGGTGAAAAAGCAATTTGAGTTTTCCAAACCGGCGCGTGAATGGGTCAAGACCGGTCGCTTGCAATACAATTGTGAGAATTCCGTGGGCGATCGCTATGTGCTCCTTGGGCACGCGACAGGTTTTGTGGATCCTTTGTTCTCACGCGGCCTGGCTATTACCATGGATTGCATTTTTCATTTGGGCAATCGCCTTATTCAGGCTGTGCGGACACAGAAGTTCGATGCCAGGGATTTTGCGTATGTGGATCAGGTTACACGCGGTGGTGTGAGTTACAACGATCAACTGGTTTCCAGTGCTTATCGTTCGTGGAAAGATTATCGTGTATGGAATGCGTGGCAGCGTGTATGGGCTATAGGTGAAGCAGGTTTGGATCAGTTGAGGTTAATCAAGCAGCACGAATTGTTTCTCGAAACTGGTGACGAAAATGATTTGTTGAAGCTCGAATGCGTTACTCACCCTGGTCATTTGTGCCCAGACTCACCCGAATTCGCAACCTTGTTCAGTGAAGGGAAAAAATTGGTGGATGCGTTTGATCGTAATGAAATATCTGCGGAAGAAGCCAGTTCGCGTATTTTTCAATTAATACATGACCATGAGCTTATTTCGCCGAAGTTGCGCGTGTTTGATCCAAAGGTACGTAATTTCGGTCATAAGCAAATTGCTAATCTGCTCTCCGTGCTGTGGGGAAAAACCAAATCCAAACAACATATCCGCCGTTACTACGAAATTCCAGTGCGCCATATGTTGAAATTATTTTTTAAGCATGGCCATGAGTTTTTCAATCCGGAATTCAATATTGCCCGTCGATCTGATCATTTTGTATCAGCCAAGGTTGCCGCGCAAACCAACGCAAAATCCCTGGAGCCTTCAGTATCCACCAATCCTGTTGCTTAG